One window of Klebsiella quasivariicola genomic DNA carries:
- the trpCF gene encoding bifunctional indole-3-glycerol-phosphate synthase TrpC/phosphoribosylanthranilate isomerase TrpF, with protein sequence MQTVLAKIVADKAIWVEARKQQQPLASFQNEVVPTQRNFYDALAGTRTAFILECKKASPSKGLIREDFDPAAIASIYKHYASAISVLCDEKYFQGSFDFLPIVSKVAPQPILCKDFTIDPYQIYLARYYQADACLLMLSVLDDEQYRQLSAVAHSLNMGVLTEVSNEEELERAIVLKAKVVGINNRDLRDMSIDLNRTRQLAARLGPDVTVISESGIHTYAEVRELSHFANGFLIGSALMEQADLDAAVKRVLLGENKVCGLTRPQDAQVAWESGAIYGGLIFVPTSPRAVNDAQAKAVIAAAPLQYVGVFRNAPLDEVVARAQALGLAAVQLHGDEDQAYIDALRDALTDNVRIWKALSVGETFPARTLRHVDKYLLDNGQGGSGQRFDWSLLQGQDLRNVMLAGGLGADNCVEAAKSGCAGLDFNSGVESQPGIKDASKLASVFQTLRAY encoded by the coding sequence ATGCAAACCGTTTTAGCAAAAATCGTTGCCGACAAAGCGATTTGGGTGGAAGCCCGCAAACAACAACAACCGTTAGCCAGTTTTCAGAATGAAGTGGTCCCGACGCAGCGCAATTTCTATGATGCGCTGGCCGGCACCCGCACCGCGTTTATTCTCGAGTGCAAAAAGGCCTCGCCGTCGAAGGGGTTGATTCGCGAGGATTTCGACCCGGCGGCGATCGCCAGTATCTACAAGCACTACGCCTCGGCGATCTCGGTGCTGTGTGATGAGAAATATTTCCAGGGCAGTTTCGATTTTCTGCCGATCGTCAGCAAGGTCGCGCCGCAGCCGATCCTGTGTAAGGACTTCACCATCGACCCTTACCAGATCTACCTGGCGCGCTACTATCAGGCCGACGCCTGCCTGCTGATGCTCTCGGTACTCGACGATGAGCAGTACCGCCAGCTCTCCGCGGTCGCGCACAGCCTGAATATGGGCGTGCTGACCGAAGTCAGCAATGAAGAGGAGCTGGAGCGCGCTATCGTCCTGAAGGCCAAGGTGGTGGGTATTAACAACCGCGACCTGCGCGATATGTCGATTGACCTTAACCGCACCCGTCAGCTGGCGGCGCGTCTCGGCCCGGATGTCACGGTGATCAGCGAATCCGGCATCCATACCTATGCTGAAGTGCGCGAGCTGAGCCACTTCGCCAACGGCTTCCTGATCGGCTCCGCCCTGATGGAGCAGGCGGATCTGGACGCGGCGGTCAAACGCGTACTGCTCGGCGAGAACAAAGTGTGCGGCCTCACGCGCCCGCAGGATGCCCAGGTGGCCTGGGAGTCTGGCGCCATCTACGGTGGCCTGATTTTTGTCCCGACCTCGCCGCGGGCGGTGAATGATGCCCAGGCCAAAGCGGTGATCGCCGCTGCGCCGCTGCAGTACGTCGGCGTCTTTCGCAATGCGCCGCTGGACGAGGTGGTCGCCCGCGCACAGGCTCTGGGGCTGGCCGCCGTGCAACTGCACGGTGATGAAGACCAGGCCTATATCGACGCGCTGCGCGACGCCCTCACGGACAATGTCCGCATCTGGAAAGCACTGAGCGTTGGCGAAACTTTCCCGGCCCGTACGCTCCGCCATGTCGACAAATACCTGCTGGACAACGGCCAGGGCGGCAGTGGCCAGCGCTTTGACTGGAGCCTGCTGCAGGGTCAGGATCTGCGCAACGTCATGCTGGCGGGCGGCCTGGGGGCGGATAACTGTGTGGAAGCGGCCAAAAGCGGCTGTGCCGGACTCGATTTCAATTCAGGCGTAGAGTCGCAACCCGGGATTAAAGACGCCAGCAAGCTGGCCTCCGTATTCCAGACGCTGCGCGCATATTAA
- the trpA gene encoding tryptophan synthase subunit alpha — MERYETLFAQLKSRQEGAFVPFVTLGDPGPEQSLKIIDALIEGGADALELGIPFSDPLADGPTIQGAALRAFAAGVTPAQCFEMLAAIRQKHPTIPIGLLMYANLVFSPGIDAFYAQCERVGVDSVLVADVPVEESAPFRQAAMRHNIAPIFICPPNADDDLLRQIASYGRGYTYLLSRAGVTGAENRAALPLHHLVEKLAEYHAAPPLQGFGISAPEQVSAAIDAGAAGAISGSAIVKIIERHLDEPQIMLDELKAFVQSLKAATKTA, encoded by the coding sequence ATGGAACGCTATGAGACGCTGTTTGCCCAACTGAAAAGCCGCCAGGAAGGCGCCTTCGTTCCCTTTGTCACCCTCGGCGATCCGGGACCGGAGCAGTCGCTGAAAATTATCGATGCGCTGATCGAAGGCGGCGCCGATGCCCTGGAGCTGGGGATCCCCTTCTCCGACCCGCTGGCAGACGGCCCGACCATCCAGGGCGCAGCCCTGCGCGCCTTCGCCGCGGGGGTCACCCCGGCGCAGTGCTTCGAGATGCTGGCGGCGATCCGCCAGAAGCATCCGACCATCCCAATCGGCCTGCTGATGTATGCCAACCTCGTCTTCAGCCCGGGCATCGATGCGTTCTATGCCCAGTGCGAACGCGTCGGCGTCGACTCGGTGCTGGTGGCCGACGTGCCGGTGGAAGAGTCCGCCCCGTTCCGCCAGGCGGCGATGCGCCATAATATCGCGCCGATTTTCATCTGCCCGCCCAATGCGGATGACGATTTACTGCGCCAGATTGCCTCTTATGGCCGCGGCTACACCTATCTGCTGTCGCGTGCCGGGGTGACGGGTGCGGAAAATCGCGCCGCGCTACCGCTACACCACCTGGTGGAGAAGCTGGCGGAATATCACGCCGCACCGCCGCTGCAGGGCTTTGGTATCTCCGCGCCGGAGCAGGTGAGCGCCGCCATTGACGCCGGGGCCGCCGGGGCTATCTCCGGTTCCGCCATCGTCAAAATCATCGAACGCCACCTCGATGAGCCGCAGATCATGCTCGACGAACTGAAAGCCTTCGTCCAGAGTCTGAAGGCGGCGACCAAAACCGCCTGA
- the trpB gene encoding tryptophan synthase subunit beta has translation MSTLLNPYFGEFGGMYVPQILMPALRQLEEAFVSAQKDPAFQAEFTDLLKNYAGRPTALTKCRNLTEGTRTTLYLKREDLLHGGAHKTNQVLGQALLAKRMGKTEIIAETGAGQHGVASALASALLGLKCRIYMGAKDVERQSPNVFRMRLMGAEVIPVHSGSATLKDACNEALRDWSGSYEKAHYMLGTAAGPHPFPTIVREFQRMIGEETKAQILEKEGRLPDAVIACVGGGSNAIGMFADFIDETNVGLIGVEPAGHGIESGEHGAPLKHGRVGIYFGMKSPMMQTADGQIEESYSISAGLDFPSVGPQHAFLNSTGRADYVSITDDEALDAFKALSRHEGIIPALESSHALAHALKMMRENPEKEQLLVVNLSGRGDKDIFTVHDILKARGEI, from the coding sequence ATGAGCACTTTACTGAACCCCTATTTCGGCGAATTCGGCGGCATGTATGTGCCGCAGATCCTGATGCCCGCCCTGCGCCAGCTGGAAGAGGCTTTTGTCAGCGCGCAGAAGGACCCGGCCTTTCAGGCGGAATTCACCGACCTGCTGAAAAACTACGCCGGTCGTCCGACGGCCCTGACCAAATGCCGGAATCTGACCGAAGGCACCCGCACCACCCTGTATCTGAAACGCGAAGATCTGCTGCACGGCGGCGCGCACAAAACCAACCAGGTGCTGGGCCAGGCCCTGCTGGCCAAACGGATGGGCAAAACCGAAATTATCGCCGAGACCGGCGCCGGTCAGCACGGGGTCGCCTCAGCGCTGGCCAGCGCCCTGCTCGGCCTGAAATGCCGTATCTACATGGGCGCCAAGGACGTCGAGCGCCAGTCGCCGAACGTCTTCCGTATGCGCCTGATGGGCGCCGAGGTGATCCCGGTGCACAGCGGCTCCGCCACGCTGAAAGATGCCTGTAATGAGGCGCTGCGCGACTGGTCTGGTAGCTACGAGAAGGCGCACTATATGCTGGGCACCGCCGCCGGTCCGCATCCGTTCCCGACCATTGTACGTGAATTCCAGCGCATGATTGGCGAAGAGACTAAAGCGCAGATCCTCGAAAAAGAGGGACGTCTGCCGGACGCGGTGATCGCCTGCGTTGGCGGTGGGTCAAACGCCATCGGCATGTTTGCCGACTTTATTGATGAAACCAACGTCGGCCTGATCGGCGTGGAACCGGCCGGGCACGGTATCGAGAGCGGCGAGCACGGCGCGCCGCTGAAGCATGGCCGCGTGGGGATCTACTTCGGTATGAAGTCGCCGATGATGCAAACCGCCGACGGCCAGATCGAAGAGTCTTACTCCATTTCCGCCGGGCTGGACTTCCCGTCCGTTGGGCCGCAGCACGCGTTTCTGAACAGCACCGGTCGCGCTGACTATGTGTCGATCACCGACGACGAAGCGCTGGATGCGTTTAAAGCGCTCTCCCGCCACGAAGGGATTATCCCGGCGCTGGAGTCCTCTCACGCTCTGGCCCACGCGCTGAAGATGATGCGCGAGAACCCGGAAAAAGAGCAGCTGCTGGTGGTTAACCTCTCCGGCCGCGGCGACAAAGACATTTTCACCGTACACGACATCCTGAAAGCGCGAGGGGAAATCTGA
- a CDS encoding glycerate kinase — protein MNNEQAAEILQDIFQHAVNSARAGPVTLANLPEKPRGRCVVIGAGKASAAMAAAVDAAWPDVAVSGVVVTRYGYAVPAGRIRIIEAAHPVSDAMSEVAAMLIVETLRGLTADDLVLALISGGGSALMALPAPGLTLADKQTITRALLHSGASIKEMNLVRRHLSAVKGGKLATMAQPARIVSLIISDVPGDNPTDVASGPTVADNSAPRDALRVLQRYGIAIPKPVSERLNQPAGPVENAATGEVRLIATPAMALAAAALAARQHGLTPLILGDAIEGESREVAVVMAGMAKSAKQYGHPISGPAVLLSGGETTVTVNHTQPGKGGRNTEFLLSLACALQGEHGIWAMAGDSDGIDGTEDAAGAIVFPDTLARGKLSGLNAVQYLDGHDSYCYFHALNDLLITGPTLTNVNDIRAIMIA, from the coding sequence ATGAATAACGAACAGGCTGCAGAGATCCTGCAGGATATCTTTCAACATGCGGTCAACAGTGCCCGCGCCGGGCCGGTGACCCTGGCTAACCTGCCGGAAAAACCTCGCGGCCGTTGTGTGGTGATCGGTGCGGGTAAAGCGTCCGCGGCAATGGCGGCTGCCGTGGATGCGGCCTGGCCGGATGTGGCGGTGTCGGGCGTGGTGGTGACGCGTTACGGTTACGCGGTTCCTGCGGGCCGCATCCGCATTATTGAGGCGGCTCATCCCGTATCAGATGCCATGAGCGAGGTTGCCGCAATGCTGATTGTGGAGACGCTGCGCGGTTTAACTGCCGATGATCTGGTGCTGGCATTGATTTCAGGGGGAGGGTCGGCGTTGATGGCGCTGCCCGCCCCGGGGTTAACGCTGGCAGATAAGCAGACCATCACCCGGGCCCTGCTCCATAGCGGGGCCAGCATCAAAGAGATGAATCTGGTACGTCGTCATCTCTCAGCGGTGAAAGGCGGAAAGCTGGCGACCATGGCGCAACCGGCGCGCATCGTATCACTGATTATCAGCGATGTGCCTGGCGATAATCCGACGGACGTAGCGTCTGGCCCCACCGTTGCCGATAACAGCGCACCACGTGATGCGCTCCGGGTACTGCAGCGGTATGGCATTGCGATCCCGAAGCCCGTTAGCGAACGGCTAAACCAGCCGGCCGGCCCGGTGGAAAACGCCGCGACAGGCGAGGTCAGGCTTATCGCCACGCCGGCGATGGCGTTAGCGGCGGCGGCTCTGGCCGCACGACAACATGGACTCACCCCTCTTATTTTGGGGGATGCGATAGAAGGTGAAAGCAGGGAAGTGGCGGTGGTCATGGCCGGTATGGCGAAATCGGCGAAGCAGTATGGTCACCCGATTTCAGGGCCTGCTGTGCTGTTGTCAGGTGGCGAAACCACGGTGACAGTAAACCACACTCAGCCTGGAAAAGGGGGCCGCAATACCGAGTTTTTACTCAGTCTGGCCTGTGCGCTCCAGGGGGAACACGGTATCTGGGCCATGGCGGGAGACAGCGATGGTATTGATGGCACAGAAGATGCCGCAGGCGCGATCGTCTTCCCGGATACGCTTGCGCGCGGCAAGCTGAGCGGTCTTAATGCCGTGCAATATCTGGATGGCCATGATAGTTATTGTTATTTTCACGCGCTTAATGATTTGCTGATCACCGGCCCGACGTTAACCAACGTCAATGATATTCGGGCAATAATGATTGCCTGA
- a CDS encoding anthranilate synthase component 1: MQTSKPALELLTSDAIYRENPTALFHQLCGARPATLLLESADIDSKNDLKSLLLVDSALRITALGDTVTIQALSANGAALLELLDGALPSGIANQRQPNGRILTFPAVSALLDEDARLCSLSVFDAFRLLQELVTVPAHEREAMFFGGLFAYDLVAGFEDLPQLQSDTACPDYCFYLAETLLVIDHQTKHTRIQASLFTPLESEKQRLEQRLSQLRQQLNEPPAPLPVTTVAEMRCDVDQSDEEYGAVVRKMQRAIRAGEIFQVVPSRRFSLPCPSPLAAYDVLKKSNPSPYMFFMQDNDFTLFGASPESSLKYDAVSRQIEIYPIAGTRPRGRRADGSLDRDLDSRIELEMRTDHKELSEHLMLVDLARNDLARICTPGSRYVADLTKVDRYSFVMHLVSRVVGELRQDLDVLHAYRACMNMGTLSGAPKVRAMQLIAAAEGKRRGSYGGAVGYFTAHGDLDTCIVIRSAYVQEGIATVQAGAGIVLDSVPQSEADETRNKARAVLRAIAQAHHAKEIF; encoded by the coding sequence ATGCAAACATCCAAACCGGCACTCGAGCTTCTCACCAGCGACGCCATCTACCGGGAGAACCCGACGGCGTTATTCCACCAACTGTGCGGCGCCCGTCCGGCCACGCTGCTGCTGGAATCGGCTGACATCGACAGTAAAAATGACTTAAAAAGCCTGCTGCTGGTCGACAGCGCGCTGCGCATCACCGCTCTTGGTGACACTGTCACTATTCAGGCCCTCTCCGCCAACGGCGCCGCGCTGCTGGAACTGCTGGACGGCGCGCTGCCTTCCGGGATCGCCAATCAGCGCCAGCCCAACGGTCGCATTCTGACCTTCCCGGCGGTCAGCGCCCTGCTCGATGAAGACGCCCGCCTCTGTTCGCTGTCAGTGTTTGACGCCTTCCGTCTCCTGCAGGAGCTGGTGACCGTTCCGGCTCACGAGCGCGAAGCGATGTTCTTCGGCGGCCTGTTCGCCTATGACCTGGTGGCCGGTTTTGAAGATCTCCCGCAGTTGCAAAGCGACACCGCCTGCCCGGACTACTGCTTCTACCTGGCGGAAACCCTGCTGGTCATCGACCATCAGACCAAGCATACCCGCATTCAGGCCAGTCTCTTCACCCCACTGGAGAGTGAAAAGCAGCGCCTGGAGCAACGCCTCAGCCAACTGCGTCAGCAGCTGAACGAGCCACCGGCGCCGCTGCCGGTCACCACCGTGGCCGAAATGCGCTGCGACGTTGACCAGAGCGATGAAGAGTACGGCGCGGTGGTGCGTAAAATGCAGCGTGCGATCCGCGCCGGGGAAATCTTTCAGGTGGTTCCTTCCCGTCGCTTCTCGCTGCCCTGCCCGTCGCCGCTGGCCGCTTATGATGTGCTGAAAAAGAGCAACCCCAGCCCGTACATGTTCTTTATGCAGGACAACGATTTCACCCTGTTCGGCGCCTCGCCGGAAAGTTCGCTGAAGTATGATGCCGTTAGCCGTCAGATTGAGATCTACCCCATCGCCGGCACGCGGCCACGCGGCCGTCGCGCCGACGGCTCGCTGGATCGCGATCTTGACAGCCGCATCGAACTGGAAATGCGCACCGACCATAAAGAGCTTTCCGAACACCTGATGCTGGTGGACCTGGCGCGTAATGACCTGGCGCGCATCTGCACCCCGGGCAGCCGCTATGTCGCCGATTTAACCAAGGTTGACCGCTACTCCTTCGTGATGCATCTGGTCTCCCGCGTGGTCGGCGAACTGCGTCAGGATCTCGACGTCCTCCACGCCTATCGCGCCTGCATGAACATGGGCACCCTCAGCGGCGCGCCGAAGGTTCGCGCTATGCAGCTGATTGCCGCCGCCGAAGGTAAACGCCGCGGCAGCTACGGCGGCGCGGTGGGCTATTTCACCGCCCACGGCGACCTCGATACCTGCATCGTCATCCGTTCCGCCTATGTTCAGGAGGGTATCGCTACCGTCCAGGCCGGCGCCGGCATTGTGCTCGACTCGGTTCCTCAGTCGGAAGCGGATGAGACCCGAAATAAAGCCCGCGCGGTGCTGCGCGCCATTGCCCAGGCCCATCACGCGAAGGAGATTTTCTGA
- a CDS encoding tartrate dehydrogenase: MRHYKIAAIPADGIGPEVISAGIEVLHALTRHDPQLKFDVETFDWGSDYYKKHGVMMPEEGLNMLKAFDAIYFGAVGAPDVPDHITLWGLRLPICQGFDQYANVRPTKILPGVTSPLRNRGPGDLDWVIVRENSEGEYSGNGGRAHRGLPEEVGTEVAIFTRVGVTRIMRYAFRLAQSRPRKLLTVVTKSNAQRHGMVMWDEIAAEVAQEFPDVQWDKMLVDAMTHRMTLHPQTLDTIVATNLHADILSDLAGALAGSLGVAPTANIDPERRFPSMFEPIHGSAFDITGTGIANPIATFWTAVQMLEHLGERHAAALIMESIEYVCEKGILTPDVGGSANTAEVTRAVVHYIDAKADIAETA, from the coding sequence ATGCGTCACTACAAAATTGCTGCTATCCCTGCGGACGGTATCGGACCGGAAGTCATTTCGGCAGGTATTGAAGTCTTGCACGCGCTGACGCGCCACGATCCGCAACTGAAATTTGATGTAGAGACCTTTGACTGGGGGTCAGACTATTACAAAAAACATGGCGTGATGATGCCGGAGGAAGGGCTGAACATGCTGAAAGCATTCGATGCCATTTACTTCGGCGCGGTGGGCGCGCCGGATGTCCCTGACCACATCACGCTCTGGGGCCTGCGCCTGCCGATTTGCCAGGGCTTTGACCAATACGCCAATGTGCGACCCACCAAAATTCTGCCGGGCGTCACTTCACCGCTGCGCAACCGCGGGCCGGGCGATCTTGACTGGGTCATCGTGCGTGAAAACTCCGAAGGTGAATATTCTGGTAACGGCGGCCGTGCGCACCGTGGTTTACCTGAAGAAGTCGGTACCGAAGTGGCAATCTTTACCCGTGTTGGGGTGACGCGCATTATGCGCTATGCCTTCAGACTGGCGCAGTCCCGTCCACGTAAGCTGCTGACCGTGGTGACCAAATCCAACGCCCAGCGCCATGGTATGGTGATGTGGGATGAGATTGCCGCTGAAGTGGCGCAGGAATTCCCGGATGTGCAGTGGGACAAAATGTTGGTCGATGCCATGACGCACCGTATGACGTTGCATCCCCAGACCCTGGATACCATCGTTGCCACCAATCTGCACGCCGATATCCTTTCCGATCTGGCTGGCGCGCTGGCGGGTAGTCTGGGCGTAGCGCCGACCGCGAATATTGATCCTGAACGCCGCTTCCCTTCCATGTTCGAACCGATCCATGGTTCCGCATTCGATATCACCGGCACAGGGATTGCGAACCCCATTGCCACTTTCTGGACCGCGGTACAGATGCTTGAACATCTGGGCGAACGCCATGCCGCTGCGCTGATTATGGAAAGCATTGAGTATGTGTGTGAAAAAGGCATTCTGACGCCAGATGTCGGTGGCTCAGCCAATACCGCGGAGGTGACACGCGCCGTGGTGCACTACATTGACGCTAAAGCCGACATTGCCGAGACCGCATAA
- the trpD gene encoding bifunctional anthranilate synthase glutamate amidotransferase component TrpG/anthranilate phosphoribosyltransferase TrpD gives MADILLLDNIDSFTYNLADQLRANGHNVVIYRNSVPAQALIERLGTMDNPVLMLSPGPGTPSEAGCMPELLTRMRGKLPIIGICLGHQAIVEAYGGYVGQAGEILHGKASSIEHDGQAMFAGLANPLPVARYHSLVGSNIPAGLTINANFNGMVMAVRHDADRVCGFQFHPESILTTQGARLLEQTLAWALQKLEHTNTLQPILEKLYQAETLSQQESHQLFSAVVRGEVKPEQLAAALVSMKVRGEQPQEIAGAATALLENAAPFPRPDYLFADIVGTGGDGSNSINISTASAFVAAACGLKVAKHGNRSVSSKSGSSDLLAAFGINLDMNADKSRTALDELGVCFLFAPKYHTGFRHAMPVRQQLKTRTLFNVLGPLINPAHPPLALIGVYSPELVLPIAETLRVLGYQRAAVVHSGGMDEVSLHAPTVVAELHNGEIKSYQLTADDFGLTPYHQAQLAGGTPEENRDILTRLLQGKGEAAHEAAVAANVAMLMRLHGHEDLKANAQQVLDVLHSGAAYDRVTALAARG, from the coding sequence ATGGCTGACATTCTGCTGCTCGATAATATCGATTCTTTCACCTATAACCTGGCAGACCAGCTGCGGGCCAACGGCCATAACGTGGTGATTTATCGCAACTCCGTCCCGGCGCAGGCGCTGATTGAGCGTCTGGGCACCATGGACAACCCGGTGCTGATGCTCTCCCCGGGCCCGGGTACGCCGAGCGAAGCTGGCTGCATGCCGGAGCTGCTGACCCGTATGCGCGGCAAGCTGCCGATCATCGGCATCTGTCTTGGCCATCAGGCCATTGTCGAAGCCTACGGCGGCTATGTCGGCCAGGCGGGCGAGATCCTGCATGGCAAAGCCTCCAGCATTGAGCACGACGGCCAGGCGATGTTTGCCGGTCTGGCTAACCCGCTGCCGGTGGCGCGCTACCACTCGCTGGTCGGCAGCAACATTCCCGCCGGGCTGACGATTAACGCCAATTTCAACGGTATGGTGATGGCCGTGCGTCATGACGCGGACCGGGTGTGCGGCTTCCAGTTCCATCCGGAATCGATCCTCACTACCCAGGGCGCACGCCTGCTGGAGCAGACCCTGGCCTGGGCGCTGCAGAAGCTGGAGCATACCAACACCCTCCAGCCGATCCTCGAGAAGCTGTACCAGGCGGAAACCCTGAGCCAGCAGGAGAGCCACCAGCTGTTCTCCGCCGTCGTGCGCGGCGAAGTGAAGCCTGAGCAACTGGCCGCCGCGCTGGTCAGTATGAAAGTGCGCGGCGAGCAGCCGCAGGAAATTGCCGGCGCCGCCACCGCGCTGCTGGAAAACGCCGCGCCGTTCCCGCGCCCGGACTACCTGTTTGCCGATATCGTCGGCACCGGTGGCGACGGCAGCAACAGCATCAATATCTCCACCGCCAGCGCCTTTGTCGCCGCCGCCTGCGGGTTAAAAGTGGCAAAACACGGCAACCGCAGCGTCTCTAGTAAATCAGGCTCTTCTGACCTGCTGGCAGCCTTCGGCATTAATCTCGATATGAACGCCGATAAATCCCGCACTGCGCTCGATGAGCTGGGCGTCTGCTTCCTGTTCGCGCCGAAATACCACACCGGTTTCCGCCATGCGATGCCGGTCCGCCAGCAGTTGAAGACCCGCACCCTGTTCAACGTGCTGGGGCCGCTGATCAATCCGGCGCATCCGCCGCTGGCGCTGATTGGCGTCTACAGCCCGGAACTGGTGCTGCCGATCGCCGAGACCCTGCGCGTGCTGGGATATCAGCGCGCGGCGGTGGTGCACAGCGGTGGGATGGATGAAGTCTCGCTGCATGCGCCTACGGTGGTGGCCGAACTGCATAACGGGGAAATTAAAAGCTATCAGCTAACCGCCGACGACTTCGGCCTGACGCCTTACCATCAGGCGCAGCTGGCGGGCGGCACCCCGGAAGAAAACCGTGACATTCTGACGCGCTTGCTACAAGGTAAAGGTGAAGCCGCTCACGAAGCCGCCGTCGCCGCCAACGTCGCCATGTTGATGCGTTTACACGGGCATGAAGATCTGAAAGCTAACGCTCAGCAGGTACTGGATGTGCTGCACAGCGGCGCGGCCTATGACAGAGTGACCGCCTTAGCGGCAAGAGGGTAA